In the genome of Massilia sp. UMI-21, the window GCCGTGCAAGGGCGACGACTTCAGCGCGCCGCTGCAGCTGCTGGCGCGCGCGATCGCTTTCGACGATCCGCTCAGCGGCCAGCCGCGCCGCTTCGACAGCGGCTTCCGGCTCGACTGGCCCGCATGATCCGCAAGCCCGGTAAAGACAGGTTGAACGATCAAAGGTCGTAATCGATGATTAAAGGCGCGTGGTCGCTGAAGCGCTCGTCCTTGTAAATCGAGACCGAGCTGGCGCGCGCCGCGATGCCGGGAGTGGCCACGTGGTAGTCGATGCGCCAGCCCACGTTCTTGGCATAGGCCTGGCCGCGGTTGCTCCACCAGGTGTAATCGGCGGCCTCCGGCGCCACCTTGCGGTGCACGTCCACCAGGCCGAGTTCGTCGAAGATGCGGGTCATCCAGGCGCGCTCTTCCGGCAGGAAGCCCGAGTTCTTCTGGTTGCTCTTCCAGTTCTTGAGGTCGATTTCCTTGTGGGCGATGTTCCAGTCGCCGCAGATCACGACTTCGCGGCCTTCGGCCTTCAGCTCGGCCAGGTGTGGCAGGAACACTTCCATGAAGCGGAACTTGGCCAGCTGGCGTTCCGGCGACGAGGAGCCCGACGGGCAGTAGACCGAGATCACGGTCAGCTTGCCGAAGTCGCAGCGCGTATAGCGGCCTTCGGCGTCGAATTCCATGCAGCCGAAACCGATGCGCTTGTTGTCGGGCGCCGTGCGGCTGTACACGCCGGTGCCCGAGTAGCCCTTCTTTTCGGCGTAGTGGAAGTGGCCGTGGTAGCCGTGCGGCGACAGGAATTCCTCGGTCATGTCGGCCTGTTGCGCCTTCAGTTCCTGCACGCAGATGTAGTCGGCGGACTGGGTGGCGAGCCAGTTGAAGAAGCCCTTCTTGTGGGCGGAACGGATCCCGTTCAGATTCGCGGAAATAATTCGTGGCATGGGAGTTCGATGAGAAGAGAGTCGGCGGCCGGCACGCGGCGCTGGGGCCGATAGTGTAGCGCGTTTTGATGCTCTTCGGAACGGACCCGGCCGGCGGTCGCCTGCCGGCCGGTTTACAATACCCGCTTTCGACCAACCAGATTCAGGAGAAGTACGTGAGCGACCTGCGCCAGGAATTTATTGCATTTTCGGTCAAGGCCGAGGTATTGAAGTTCGGACATTTCACGACCAAGGCGGGGCGCCAGTCGCCATATTTCTTCAACGCCGGCCTGTTCCACGACGGCGCGACGCTCGGCCAGCTGGCGCAGTTCTACGCGCAGACCCTGCTCGACTCCGGCGTCGAATTCGACATGCTGTTCGGCCCGGCCTACAAGGGCATTACGCTGGCCTCGGCGACCGCCGTGGCGCTGGCCGCCAAGGGCCGCAACACCTCCTTCGCCTACAACCGCAAGGAAGCCAAGGACCATGGCGAGGGCGGCACCATCGTCGGCGCCAAGCTGGCGGGCAAGGTCGTGATCATCGACGACGTGATCTCGGCCGGCACCTCGGTGCGCGAATCGGTCGACATGATCCGCGCCGCCGGCGCCGAACCGGCGGCCGTGCTGATCGCGCTCGACCGCATGGAGCGTTCGGGCAAGGACGGCGCGCTGTCGGAGCACTCGGCGGTGCAGCAGGTGTCGCAGGAATTCGGCATTCCGGTGATCTCGATCGCCAACCTGGACGACCTGTTCACCTATCTCTCGAACGAGGCTGGCGCCGACCTGGGCGCGCACAAGCAGGCCGTTGCGGCTTATCGCGAGCGTTACGGGGTGTGATGCGGCAGGCATGAAAAAACCGGAGCATGCTCCGGTTTTTTTATGCCGTACGGACCGCTCAGCCCGCCAGCTTCTTCTTCAGCAGTTCCGTCACCTGGGCCGGATTCGCCTTGCCCTTCGAGGCCTTCATGGTCTGGCCGATCAGGGCGTTGATCGCGGCTTCCTTGCCGGCGCGGTACTGCTCGACCGACTTGGCGTTGGCGGCCAGCACCTCGTCGACGATGGCTTCCAGCGCGCCCGTGTCCGAGATCTGCTTCAGGCCCTTCTGCTCGATGACGGTATCGGCCAGGTTGGCGTCATCCGATTTCGCTTCCCACATGGCGGCGAACACTTCCTTGCCGGCCTTGTTCGAGATGGTGCCATCCAGAATGCGCTTGAGCAGCAGAGCCAGCTGGGCGGCGCTCACCGGCGACGCGTCGAGCTCCACGCCTTCGCGGTTGAGGGTCGAGGCGACGTCGCCCATCATCCAGTTGGCGGCGGCCTTGGCGCTTTCCTTGCCGGCGGCGGCCACCACGGCCTCGTAATAGGTCGCCATCGCCTTCGAGGACGTCAGCACCAGGCTGTCGTATTCCGGCAGGCCGTACTCGCCGGTAAAGCGCGCGCGCAGGGCGCCCGGCAGTTCCGGCATGTCGGCTTTCACGCGCTCGATCCAGTCCTGGCCGATGACCAGCGGCGGCAAGTCCGGGTCCGGGAAGTAGCGGTAGTCCTGCGCGTCTTC includes:
- the xth gene encoding exodeoxyribonuclease III — protein: MPRIISANLNGIRSAHKKGFFNWLATQSADYICVQELKAQQADMTEEFLSPHGYHGHFHYAEKKGYSGTGVYSRTAPDNKRIGFGCMEFDAEGRYTRCDFGKLTVISVYCPSGSSSPERQLAKFRFMEVFLPHLAELKAEGREVVICGDWNIAHKEIDLKNWKSNQKNSGFLPEERAWMTRIFDELGLVDVHRKVAPEAADYTWWSNRGQAYAKNVGWRIDYHVATPGIAARASSVSIYKDERFSDHAPLIIDYDL
- the pyrE gene encoding orotate phosphoribosyltransferase, whose amino-acid sequence is MSDLRQEFIAFSVKAEVLKFGHFTTKAGRQSPYFFNAGLFHDGATLGQLAQFYAQTLLDSGVEFDMLFGPAYKGITLASATAVALAAKGRNTSFAYNRKEAKDHGEGGTIVGAKLAGKVVIIDDVISAGTSVRESVDMIRAAGAEPAAVLIALDRMERSGKDGALSEHSAVQQVSQEFGIPVISIANLDDLFTYLSNEAGADLGAHKQAVAAYRERYGV